The following are from one region of the Amycolatopsis sp. QT-25 genome:
- the rnpA gene encoding ribonuclease P protein component, translating to MLPAAARLRRSEDFRAVMRRGVKAGRRRLVVHALTTDPPDAAEAARAGFVVSKAVGNSVVRHRVTRRLRHLVSARLGTLPPGSSLVIRALPPAAAASSAELGSDLDASLRRLGLFGHAGQAVVAGKSCQARPPDNGSAV from the coding sequence GTGCTGCCGGCCGCCGCGCGGTTGCGGCGCAGTGAGGATTTCCGTGCCGTGATGCGGCGTGGGGTCAAGGCAGGCAGGCGCCGCCTCGTCGTCCATGCGTTGACCACGGACCCGCCCGATGCCGCCGAAGCGGCTCGGGCGGGTTTTGTGGTGAGCAAGGCCGTGGGCAATTCGGTGGTCCGCCACCGGGTCACCCGCCGATTGAGGCATCTCGTCTCCGCCAGGCTCGGAACACTGCCGCCGGGCAGCTCGTTGGTGATACGGGCACTACCTCCGGCCGCGGCCGCGTCCAGCGCGGAACTCGGCTCGGACCTCGACGCGTCGTTGCGACGCCTCGGGCTCTTCGGGCACGCGGGGCAAGCTGTCGTCGCCGGAAAGTCCTGTCAGGCGCGACCTCCCGACAACGGATCAGCGGTGTAA
- the rpmH gene encoding 50S ribosomal protein L34, whose protein sequence is MSKGKRTFQPNNRRRARVHGFRLRMRTRAGRAILAARRRKGRGALSA, encoded by the coding sequence GTGAGCAAGGGTAAGCGCACCTTCCAGCCGAACAACCGCCGACGCGCCCGGGTCCACGGATTCCGGCTGCGGATGCGGACCCGCGCCGGCCGGGCCATCCTGGCGGCTCGCCGTCGCAAGGGCCGCGGCGCGCTGTCCGCCTGA
- the yidD gene encoding membrane protein insertion efficiency factor YidD: MRATENETTEDARPGPVAWVLLLPVKLYRKAISPFLPPACRFYPSCSAYAVEALTRHGAGRGGYLAVRRLLRCGPWTMPGRDPVPETFSWRHRRPETPIEE, translated from the coding sequence ATGCGAGCCACCGAGAACGAGACCACCGAAGACGCCCGGCCCGGCCCGGTGGCATGGGTGCTGCTCCTGCCCGTCAAGCTGTACCGCAAGGCGATCTCTCCCTTTCTTCCTCCGGCGTGCCGGTTCTACCCGAGCTGTAGCGCGTACGCCGTCGAGGCACTGACCCGGCACGGCGCCGGCCGCGGTGGCTATCTCGCGGTCCGGCGTCTGCTGCGCTGTGGCCCGTGGACCATGCCCGGCCGCGACCCGGTACCCGAGACGTTCTCGTGGCGCCACCGCCGACCTGAAACACCGATCGAGGAGTAG